The Saprospiraceae bacterium genome includes the window CCATTGGGTGCTACAAAGGCCGTTACGGCATATGGTACATTGGCATTAATTCCTTCTCGCCGCAAAACGGTATCTGGGCCCTTGGACAGGCGTTTCTGAAAGACCGTATAAGGAATTCCTGAACCAATATAATCTCCATTAATGAGGTAATCAAAACCAGCCTTCGGATCTCCACCCACCTGCTGAGGACTGGCGGGAATAGTCATCACTTGGAAAGGTAATTTTTCATTGGAATATGGAAGATCCTTGTAGGTATGACAAGCTAAAAGAAAAAGTATAAAGAAAAAAAGGAGCGCCAAGCGTTTTTTCATTTTCGAGTGTTTTTGGAAAATGTTCTTTTTTTGATGCCTCTATCAAAACAACAAGGAGGAAATAAGGTTGTTCAATGGTCCATTAACCAATATGTTGCAGAATTTTTGCCGCCATTTTTTCAACCGAAGTTTCTTTTTCCAAAACTTCCTCGATGATCACCAGCTTGGTAAAATAATGTGCCGGATCAAAGCTTTTGAGGTAAGATTCATTAAAATAGAAATGTAAATCTTCAAAGGGGCTACATTGGTACAAGATATAGGCATCTTGATAGATATCAAAAACACTCAATAAGAAATAATGATTGGATTGGTCGGGTAAACAATTGAGCATCAGGGGATAATCGAAATACTGTGCACGCCAAAAACCGAATAAATTCGCTTCGAAGAGCGGATAGTATTGATTCTTTACATTGGGTTTTTGCTTTTTCAGTATCCTTTCCAACTGACCAAGCTTACTGCGCATTTTAGTCAATGGAATATCTTGTGGATTCAAACTGGAAAAGGGTTGCCACTGATAAGTTCTTAGATCGTAGTATTCTACCTCACCAATGCGCAATTTGTAATCAAATCGAGGGTAACCTGGAACGATGTAACCAGGATAATAGTAAGGTAATTTTTGTTGTAGGCAAAAAGAGATTTCCATCAGCATGGTATAAAAACCCAAGCTGTTTTTTTGGTAATCTGGGTCATAGATCCCCATAATACTAGCCACACTATCTTTGCCTTGGTCGAAAAAGCTAACCGCAATTAATTGTTTGCCATTATAAATAGAGACTTCCAGCGTGTCATAGATATTGAATTCTTCGCCGTCGAGTAAGGAATCTTTTAGGGTGGGGGCAAGCACACCCTGAAAAGACGCTTTGTACTTTTGATAGAGTTGTTCTTTTTCCGTATCGATAAAAGCCCTGCGAATTTCAGTTTGAAATTCAGTTTGGTTGGTTCTAATGATTTTTCGGAGGCTTTTTCGGAATCGGTAATTGTCGAGCGAAAGTCTCACCCAAATGGCTGAAAAAAAATGATGATTGAAACAAAGAAAGTGGGTAGTGAAAATGGTTTGGCCCATCCTATACCATCCCCGTGCGAGGTAAGAATCAAGTTCTTCGGGGATCATTACATCAGGATAGTGTTTTTCGGCAAACATTTGTGACAAGCGTAAGGAGGATTTTTCAGCAGGTAAAATATAATTTTAGACCTATATAACGCAAATTTTTTAAGATAAATTCTAATAAAAAATAGTTGAGTTGATTTCGGTTCATATTATTCCGTGTAAGTCGCCGCCTTTGGCAAAAAGCCGATCTACTTTTTTCTTGACAGCAGGATCTTCGATTAAAGGCGGGGCATGGTGCGGCTTAATTCTGGCATCAATGATCAATGGACCCTTACAACCCCAATGTTTATGATCTACAAAACTTTGGACACCATAAATATCATGCGAGGGATTGGCTCGGGTGAAGCACGCCCATAAAAAATTATTGAGTGTTTCGGTCAGGAACTGGCTATTATCGCAGACGATGAGCAGAGGGATACCCTGCCAATCGAAGGCTGCTAAACCTTGGCAGAGTTGTTCCATAGCTTTCCCGGGGTTTTCGGGGTCAAAAGGAGGGCCAGCAATGGCCAAGATCCCTGGCTGAACAAACTTCGGCTGTGCAAACCCGCCTGGCAAAGACAAGCCTTTGGGTAAGGTTCCGCTCAATTGGCGAAGTTGCGGGCCATGACAGGCGATGACGACTTTGGAGCCTGCATTCCATCCCGACCCAGAATAATCCAGGGTATCTATGGTCGTTTGGGTTTGAAAATGCAAATCGCGGCGCCAGTCTACGCGTTCCAAAACATGCTTGAAAAAGGCCGGAATATCATGGGTGTTGAGCGCTGGATAGTCGTTGGACGCCGCAATGATCAAAAACTTAGCCAAGGAGGTCTGCCCCGTGCCTAAAATCCGATTAGCCTGCGTGAGGATCTCTTCGGGCTTAGGTTCCCGGAAAGGCATATAGCGTTCTGAGCCCACCGCCAATAACAAGGGGTGAACCCCCGCCGCATCCACGGCATTGATTTCTTTAATCCCTGGGAACTCCTGAGGGGTTAGCAATTTCACCATTTTATGGATCAGGTAGCCAAAACTGGAATCCTCCTGTGGCGGTCTGCCCACCACCGTAAAGTGCCAAAGGGCATCTTTGCGGAAATATACTTTCTCTACGTCCATGACGGGAAAATCATGCGCAAGACTATAGTAACCTAAATGATCGCCAAATGGCCCTTCTCGTTTTTTTTCTTTCTTTCGAATGATTCCGGTAATGACAAAATCAGCGTCTGAAGAAAGGTAGAAGCCATTCCTTTTGGCATACCTAAACCTTCGTCCGCCAAGCATACCTGCGAAGGTAAGCTCCGACAGGCCTTCTGGCAAGGGCATGATGGCCGAAAAGGCATGCGAGGGCAGTCCGCCAATAAAAATGGATGCCCGAAAAGGTTCCTCCGTTTGGTTATAGGCGGTATGGTGCACCCCAATTCCACGGTGTAATTGGTAGTGCAAACCTATTTCTTTATTGGGTACATAGTCATTTCCTGAAAGCTGGATGCGATACATGCCCAAATTGGACTGCATGATCTGGTTGGAATGGGGTGGGAGGGTAAATACCTGGGGGAGGGTGACAAAAGCGCCACCATCGTCGGGCCATGATTTGATTTGGGGCAATTGATCGATGGTCGTTTCGCCATAGGTGACGGGTACCTGCCCCCAACTGCGCATGGGCAAAGCGGATAAGGCGGTAAAAGGGGCACTTAGGTAACGTCCGGGGCGTTTAAAAAAGTTGCTCGGATCGGCCTTTAATTCAATCACCCGCTGCACCTGATCAATGGTCTTTCTAAAAATAAAATCGGTCCTAGCCTCCGTTCCGTAGAGGTTGGAAATAGCCTGAAACGGGCTGCCTTTTACCTGCTCAAATAACAAAGCTGGTCCTCCCGCATCGTACACCCGCCGATGCACCTCCGCCATCTCCAAATTAGGGTCTAATTCCGTTTTTATACTAACCAGGTGACCATTTTTTTTCAGGTCATTGGCGCAGGCACGCAAGCTTTTGTATGGCATAATTAAGTGGCTTATGTTCTAATACTTGGCTACTGAACAAACCAATTCAGTAGAAGTTTTGTATTATTGCATAAAGTGAAATGTTTGAAAATGCTAGATCATTTACATATTCAAAATTATAGACTTTTTCAAGATCTTGAAATAAAAGACCTGAAAAGAGTTAATCTAATTGGGGGGAGAAAATGAAAAACTACCTGAATTTACTGCAACATATCCTCGATAAAGGTGCTGCAAAGAGCGACCGAACCGGCACGGGGACTTTATCCGTCTTTGGTTACCAAATGCGTTTCGACTTGCAAGAGGGTTTTCCAATGTTGACGACCAAAAAACTGCACCTCAAATCTATTGTTTATGAACTATTGTGGTTCTTGAAAGGGGATACAAATGTCCAATACCTGCAAGAAAATGGGGTGCGTATTTGGAATGAATGGGCAGATGAGAAGGGTGACCTTGGGCCCATTTACGGTAAGCAATGGGTGGCCTGGCCCAAATCAGACGGAACAACCATCAATCAAATCGCAAATGCCGTTGAGCAAATCAAAAACAATCCCGATTCTCGTCGAATAATCGTCAATGCCTGGAATGTAGGGGAGCTAGATCAGATGGCTCTTACGCCTTGCCATGCTTTGTTTCAATTTTATGTGGCGGATGGCAAACTCTCCTGTCAGTTGTACCAACGTTCGGCAGATGTTTTTCTGGGGGTTCCATTTAATATTGCCTCTTATGCCTTACTGACTATGATGATGGCACAGGTTTGCGGACTACAAGCAGGAGAATTTGTGCATACCTTTGGCGATGTACATTTGTATACCAATCATTTGGAGCAAGCCCAATTGCAATTGAGCCGTCAACCCAAGTCACTACCTCGCTTGACCATTAACCCTGCTGTCAAAGATATTTTTGGCTTCTCTTTTGAAGATTTCACCTTGCATGATTATGATCCACACCCGCATATCAAGGCGGAAGTGGCGGTGTAGTAGGAGGGATACATAAGTAATTTAGCCAAGTCCCCCTCCAGTGAACTTCTGATGTCTGCGGCTGAGGTTTATGAGCGGATTTAAGCCCTCGGGCCCAATAGCTCATCAATAGATTGTTGTAATTCCTTGGTGTCTTCCTCCAGGCTATAGGAAGCAGTGGAAAGCCCCAGGGCCTGGGCGATTAAATCCTGTGGAGGTGCCGCTGGAGAAACCTTTGGGATGTCCGGCTCGATTCCCTCTAGGATTTGCTGAATAGTTTCGAGCAATTCTCGATCATTCGTAAGCATTATTTTTCGTACCAACTGCAATTTGAGCGATTTTAGATCCATGACTATTATTTAACTGGACTTTTGACATTCGCTGTTTTGAAATCGGACTACCTCCGGTAGTTAAAAAGGCGGAAAGGCTCAGGAGCGCAATTTTCCCACTTCCGCTTTCCCACTTCTAGCCTAGAAAACAGAGGATTTCCCAAAGTGTCAAAAGTCCAAATTTAAATAGCTACGCCTTTATCCACAAACTATCCACAAAATAGTTTTTAGAATCAAAGAAGTGACTCAATATCGAGAAACCTGATTGACTGGCTAATATTTCAACCTCCTGAATGCTATATTTTTGTGATAATTCTACTTCGATGGCTTCCCAGGCGTCAAAATGAATAGTCGTCGATAAGGCTTCAATTTTTACTGTTTGGTCCTTTTTACTCACTATATAGCTTTTGGTTTCTCCCGTCAAAGGGTTGTAGCTCTCCCAATGTTTGAAGTTCTCCAACACAAAATGACCCTTCAATTCCCTATTAATGCGTGTCAAAAGATTGAGATTGAAAGCAGCGGTAATACCTGCGACGTCATTGTAGGCACTTAAGATGGTAGCCGGGTCTTTCTTTAAATCGATACCAATTAACAGCATGTCACCAGGCATCAATAAGTCATTCAATTGGCGAAGAAAAGACAAAGATTGCTGCTTGGTTAAGTTACCGATATTGGCCCCCAGAAAGAAAATAACCTTCTTTTGGTGATTTCCCATGGCTTTTAACTGTTCCAGTACCTGAAAATATTCGCCATGCAAAGGAGCGACTTGCAAGGTGGGTAATTCAGCGACTAAGGAGCGGGTTAGTTGGCTTAATACAGAATCAGAAATGTCAACTGGGCGATATTGAAAGCTTACGTTTTGTTGGACAAAATGATGGAGCAAAACCTTGGTTTTAAGGCCATCTCCGGCACCTAATTCAATCAATTCAAAAGCACCTTTTCCGATTTTCTGTAGCAGTGCCTCCTTTTGTTGATCAAAGATTTCATACTCACAGTCCGTCAAATAGTATTCCGGCATTTGCATGATTTCCTGAAATAAGCGATCGCCATTGTGATCATAAAAATATTTAGAGGAAAGTTGTTTCGGAATTTGTTGCAAGCCAGTTAGAATGCTCATGGCAAATGCTTTTTTGCTCCCTGTCAGGGAGGTAGAAATCGTCATTTTTTTGCGTTAAATGTAAAAATACCTGCACAAGGCAAGTGCTGTTTGTGGCGCTGTTTTTTGATCACAAGATAGGTGTTATTCCCAACAAGCTCTTATCTAGCCAAACGAACCCCTGTAAATTGCCAACGTTTGTCCGTCTGAAAGAAATTGCGGTAAGTAGCTCGAATATGAGACCTTGGCGTTGCACATGATCCTCCTCGCAGCACCATTTGATTAACCATAAACTTACCATTGTATTCCCCTAAGGCCCCTTTTAAGCGAGGGTAATTGGGGTAAGGGAGGTACGCACTTCCCGTCCATTCCCAGACATTGCCCAGCATTTGGTAATCGGTTTCACTTTGCTGCCCAATGGGATGGAAATGACCGTTTTCAAGAAAATTGCCTTCAGCCGGAATGCCAGGATATAATTGCTTACAGGCCACTTCCCACTCCATTTCAGTAGGCAATCGCAGCCCACTCCATCGGGCAAAGGCATCGGCTTCGAAATAGCTGATATGTGTCACGGGTAAATCTGGATCGATAGGTTGTAAACCATGTAGGCTATATTGAAACCACTCGCCCTGCTGTTGGTACCAATACAAAGGTGCCTTGCAATCCAGTTGCTTAGCCCATTCCCAACCCTCCGATAGCCAATGTTCAAATTGCTTGTAGCCGCCATCCGCCATAAAAGCCAGAAATTCGCCATTGGTGACCAATCTGTTTTGAATCTCGTAGGCATGGAGGTATACCTTGTGCGCACCGAGTTCATTGTCCCAACAAAAATCGTCTCCCTGGTAACCCACTTCATACAGGCCTTCTGCGATTTGGATAAACGTATCTGAGAGGGATGGTCTAACAATTGTTTGTTCTTTGGTGGTCTTATTATAGGCCGGAAATAATGGATTGTTCCCCAAAATATACTTAATATCAGTCACCAATAATTCCTGGTGTTGTTGCTCATGTTGAAGGCCAATCATCATCAAATCTTTCAGGTCTTTTGGCAAATCTTTCCCGTCGTAGGAAGAGAGCCATTCCAACATATGCTTGTCGACATATTCGCGATATTCCAAAACCGTTTCCAGGGTGGGCCGAGTCATATTTCCTCTATTGCTTCGCAATATTCGCGGTCCTTGGCTTTCATAATAGCTATTGAAAAAATAATTCAAGCGTTGGTCAAATACGCGGTAACCGACCAATTGTTCCACCAGGATGAAGTTTTCAAAAAACCAACTCGTATGGCCCAAATGCCATTTAGGAGGACTGACATCCATACTTGGTTGCACAACGTAATCTTCCGCGTGCAAGGGCCCACAAATTTTGATACTCCAAGCTCTGATACCTTGGTATACAGCACTTAAAGTCGATTGTTGGGTTAAGACAGGACTAATGGTCATTACAATTATCTTGTGGTTTACAATAAGGCCTACTAAATATCTACAATTTCCACGCCTTTCCAAAAAGCAACCCTGTCTTTGATCACCTTTGCTGCATTTTTGGGCTCGGGATAATACCAAGCGGCATCTTTGTTGTCGGCGCCATCGACTTCCAGGGTATAATAAGAAGCGGTACCTTTCCACGGACAGACGGTATGGGTTGGGCTATCTTTAAAAAAGGCTTTATTCAAACTATTAGCGGGAAAATAAGCATTGCCTTCTATGGTGACAATGTCATCGCTTTGAGCCAATACCTGGCCACGCCAAATTGCTTTCTTTTTCATATGTTATAAAATGTTAATCAGGCTTCCCCTACGAGTTGGAGCGAAGCTTGAATAGCTGAATCAAAAAAAGTGTGTACAATATCCTGCTGATTTTCGGGCGGTATTAAAGCGGTCACTTCTGAGAGCGGAAGTACCGCTCCTGTCCAATCTTTGGTGACCCAATAGCCATTACCCTGTAGTGGAGGAAGTGGAAGCCAATTTGACATAATGAAGCAGTTGTTTATCTTTCAAACTATAAACAGAGGGTTAAAGTTGGGTAGTGGCTTCGTTTGAGGCCATTTAGGTGTGGAATCTTTTCCTTAATGTCGCCTTACGACAATTAGGTTAACTTATTTTGGCCAATGGCTAAAAAATTACCTCCGTGGCACCAAAGCCATAACGTGGGTGAAACTCATTTTTAAAGGATTGTACTTCGGGAATTTGAATCAGGCGAGTAGCAATAACATTTTTCAATTTACCTTCTCCTACCCCATGGATCACAAACACACGTTCAACTCCGAATCGTATGGCTTGACTGATATATTCATCGAATGCATTTAGCTGTATCCTTAAAATCGCGCTTTTGTCCAACTTGCGGGTGGGGTCCACTAGTTTTTCAATATGCAGGTCAATTTCAATAGGGAAATCAGCAAATGCTCTATTGTCTGGGGTAATTAATTGGCCGATAGGTGTCGTGGTGGGTGCGGGCTTTGTAAGCCGCTTGGTATAAGATTTTAAATCTTCCTTCTGGCTGCCTCTGGCATCCGAAAGGTTATCAAATAATTTAAAAAGATGTACTTGCTTATTCAATAAAGGAGCGATTTGCATGCTATTAAAAAAAGTTTTGGCCTTGATGCGCAATTTTCGCTCTTGTTTGCCACCTGTGCCATCTGTGGTAATTCGCCAGGATTCTACCGTTATTTCGGGTGCTTCATTTAATTCATCAAACCATAACTCTCCAACCTTTAAAATGGAGGCAGAATTCAGTTTATTATTCTTTTTTTCTGCCGTGGCACCACCTAGCGACATGGCGAATTGAAAAATAATATCATAGATGGTATCATTGACTAAATACAATTCATATTTTTCAGCGGTTGCATCAGCGGAAAGAATAGGATCAAAGATCAATAATATGCCTTCATGGGTCAAGGCCGACTGAGGAAAAAGCGATGGCGCTTTGAGGGTAGGCGCCTGGTTTTGTTGTTTGGCCTTGGGAGGGGAGGAGGGAAGAGGTATTTTGATGGAATGATCCGTGAGCAATTCCAAATCTTCCGCCGCAACGGGAATGACCATGTCATCCGCTTCAAGGTGGACGTTCAACATCCCATTGCTGAGTAAGGCAATGACCCTGCCTTGATCGCCGGTATGAATTAAGCGTACTTTAGTTCCAATGGCAAAAAGCATAAACTTTATCTATTAGGCTCCAAAATACCTATTGTTAGGGTAAGCTGGGGTATTTTTTGCACATTTGTTGAAAAAAGAAGGAGTGGGTTATGAATAATAGATGGAAACTAGCACAGTTCTGGGAAATTCGGTGGTGGCAATGGTATTTACAAAAAAAAGATAAGGCCACTTACTTGGAACAAAAAGCCCAATATTGGAAACGCATATTGGATCAATGTGAGCTTAGCCCAAGGCATGATATGCGGGTGTTGGATGCTGGCTGCGGCCCTGCTGGGATTTTCATGGTGTTGCAAAATTTGCAGGTAACTGCAATTGATCCGCTGCTGGAAGCTTACGAGCAGCAATTGGTTCATTTCCAAAGAGCCGCTTATCCGGCTACCCAATTTTATACTTCGACCCTTGAAGCTTTTCAGGCAGATAAAGCCTTTGATGTTATTTTTTGTTGTAATGTCATCAACCATGTAGCCAACCTGTCACTTAGCCTGGATCGCTTAAGCCATTGGCTAAAACCAGGAGGAACCTTAATTTTAACCGTAGATGTGCATAACTTTCAAGCCTTGAAATTCCTTTTCAGAAAAATTCCGGGAGATATCCTCCATCCCCACCAGCATGATTTGGCCGATTACACCCAAATGCTGGTGGAGCGGAAGTTCGAATTGGAAAAAGTTGCCCAATTGAAAACAGGGCTAATTTTTGATTATTATCTTATCAAGGCCACATCACCCTTCAGCGTACGCACTTCCCCTGTTACCATTTCTACATCTA containing:
- the egtD gene encoding L-histidine N(alpha)-methyltransferase encodes the protein MTISTSLTGSKKAFAMSILTGLQQIPKQLSSKYFYDHNGDRLFQEIMQMPEYYLTDCEYEIFDQQKEALLQKIGKGAFELIELGAGDGLKTKVLLHHFVQQNVSFQYRPVDISDSVLSQLTRSLVAELPTLQVAPLHGEYFQVLEQLKAMGNHQKKVIFFLGANIGNLTKQQSLSFLRQLNDLLMPGDMLLIGIDLKKDPATILSAYNDVAGITAAFNLNLLTRINRELKGHFVLENFKHWESYNPLTGETKSYIVSKKDQTVKIEALSTTIHFDAWEAIEVELSQKYSIQEVEILASQSGFSILSHFFDSKNYFVDSLWIKA
- the egtB gene encoding ergothioneine biosynthesis protein EgtB translates to MTISPVLTQQSTLSAVYQGIRAWSIKICGPLHAEDYVVQPSMDVSPPKWHLGHTSWFFENFILVEQLVGYRVFDQRLNYFFNSYYESQGPRILRSNRGNMTRPTLETVLEYREYVDKHMLEWLSSYDGKDLPKDLKDLMMIGLQHEQQHQELLVTDIKYILGNNPLFPAYNKTTKEQTIVRPSLSDTFIQIAEGLYEVGYQGDDFCWDNELGAHKVYLHAYEIQNRLVTNGEFLAFMADGGYKQFEHWLSEGWEWAKQLDCKAPLYWYQQQGEWFQYSLHGLQPIDPDLPVTHISYFEADAFARWSGLRLPTEMEWEVACKQLYPGIPAEGNFLENGHFHPIGQQSETDYQMLGNVWEWTGSAYLPYPNYPRLKGALGEYNGKFMVNQMVLRGGSCATPRSHIRATYRNFFQTDKRWQFTGVRLAR
- a CDS encoding DUF427 domain-containing protein, whose protein sequence is MKKKAIWRGQVLAQSDDIVTIEGNAYFPANSLNKAFFKDSPTHTVCPWKGTASYYTLEVDGADNKDAAWYYPEPKNAAKVIKDRVAFWKGVEIVDI
- a CDS encoding thymidylate synthase; the protein is MKNYLNLLQHILDKGAAKSDRTGTGTLSVFGYQMRFDLQEGFPMLTTKKLHLKSIVYELLWFLKGDTNVQYLQENGVRIWNEWADEKGDLGPIYGKQWVAWPKSDGTTINQIANAVEQIKNNPDSRRIIVNAWNVGELDQMALTPCHALFQFYVADGKLSCQLYQRSADVFLGVPFNIASYALLTMMMAQVCGLQAGEFVHTFGDVHLYTNHLEQAQLQLSRQPKSLPRLTINPAVKDIFGFSFEDFTLHDYDPHPHIKAEVAV
- a CDS encoding arginine-tRNA-protein transferase: MFAEKHYPDVMIPEELDSYLARGWYRMGQTIFTTHFLCFNHHFFSAIWVRLSLDNYRFRKSLRKIIRTNQTEFQTEIRRAFIDTEKEQLYQKYKASFQGVLAPTLKDSLLDGEEFNIYDTLEVSIYNGKQLIAVSFFDQGKDSVASIMGIYDPDYQKNSLGFYTMLMEISFCLQQKLPYYYPGYIVPGYPRFDYKLRIGEVEYYDLRTYQWQPFSSLNPQDIPLTKMRSKLGQLERILKKQKPNVKNQYYPLFEANLFGFWRAQYFDYPLMLNCLPDQSNHYFLLSVFDIYQDAYILYQCSPFEDLHFYFNESYLKSFDPAHYFTKLVIIEEVLEKETSVEKMAAKILQHIG
- a CDS encoding UbiD family decarboxylase yields the protein MPYKSLRACANDLKKNGHLVSIKTELDPNLEMAEVHRRVYDAGGPALLFEQVKGSPFQAISNLYGTEARTDFIFRKTIDQVQRVIELKADPSNFFKRPGRYLSAPFTALSALPMRSWGQVPVTYGETTIDQLPQIKSWPDDGGAFVTLPQVFTLPPHSNQIMQSNLGMYRIQLSGNDYVPNKEIGLHYQLHRGIGVHHTAYNQTEEPFRASIFIGGLPSHAFSAIMPLPEGLSELTFAGMLGGRRFRYAKRNGFYLSSDADFVITGIIRKKEKKREGPFGDHLGYYSLAHDFPVMDVEKVYFRKDALWHFTVVGRPPQEDSSFGYLIHKMVKLLTPQEFPGIKEINAVDAAGVHPLLLAVGSERYMPFREPKPEEILTQANRILGTGQTSLAKFLIIAASNDYPALNTHDIPAFFKHVLERVDWRRDLHFQTQTTIDTLDYSGSGWNAGSKVVIACHGPQLRQLSGTLPKGLSLPGGFAQPKFVQPGILAIAGPPFDPENPGKAMEQLCQGLAAFDWQGIPLLIVCDNSQFLTETLNNFLWACFTRANPSHDIYGVQSFVDHKHWGCKGPLIIDARIKPHHAPPLIEDPAVKKKVDRLFAKGGDLHGII
- a CDS encoding class I SAM-dependent methyltransferase, with amino-acid sequence MNNRWKLAQFWEIRWWQWYLQKKDKATYLEQKAQYWKRILDQCELSPRHDMRVLDAGCGPAGIFMVLQNLQVTAIDPLLEAYEQQLVHFQRAAYPATQFYTSTLEAFQADKAFDVIFCCNVINHVANLSLSLDRLSHWLKPGGTLILTVDVHNFQALKFLFRKIPGDILHPHQHDLADYTQMLVERKFELEKVAQLKTGLIFDYYLIKATSPFSVRTSPVTISTSNQ